The Paramixta manurensis region ACAAACCCCTTAATTATGAGGCGATGCGCCAGGTTGCCGTCCATTTGGTGGTGGGCAAAGTCGACATCGAAACCTGGGAAATCACCCATCCGGCGGACGGCAAATATTATCAACCCGGCTGCAACGATGCCGGAAGCACGCGGGTTGAGCGTAATACAGCCTTACTTAACAGCCTACGCGCCCATGGGATCGACGCAGTACAAGATATTGTGCCCAACGTGGGGCATGACGGTATGAAGGTGCTCGATCAGGTGAAAGATTTCTTCCTCCATGTTTTGCAGCAAGCACGTTAAGGAGCCCGCCATTATGACGCAACCGTTCCCCCTGATTGAGATTAGCGGCTCGCCTTTTGTGCGCGGTCAGCAATACGGCGAGCAGGCGCGAACACGCATTCACGCCAGCGTTGCAATCTATGGCGATCAGTTGGATGACCTGCAGATCAGCGCGCCGCAACGCCACCAGTTAATTGATGGATTTAGCGCGCTCATCCGCGACTTTGATGCCGATTACCTGGAAGAAATGCGCGGTATTGCCGAAGGCGCCAATGTTCCGCTGGAAGCGATTGTAATGATTAACGCCCGCACGGAAGTGATCGCGCAGGCGCGTCGCTTGCAGGATTACGCCACTCCGCATGACAACCAGATTAAAGATGGCTGTAGCGGCGCGGTCATTTTGCCCGCCCGTAGCGCACACGGGAAACTGATTCACGGGCAAAACTGGGATTGGCGCGCAGAGTGTGCGGAAAGCTCGGTGGTGGTGAGGATTCGCCGCGACAACGGGCCGGATGTCTTGACATTTGTTGAAGCCGGCGGGCTGGCGCGTAGCGGTATGAACAGCACAGGTATTGCCATCACCGCTAACTATCTACGCTGCGAGCGTGACTATACGCAGCGCGGTGTACCGCTGTCGCTAATTCGGCGTAAAGCGCTGGAGCAGCAGCATATGGCATTGGCGATGCGCGTGGTGGCTACCACGCCGAAGTCTTGCTCCAACAATATGATTTTAAGCACTAAAGAGGGCTTTGCTATCGATTTCGAATGCGCGCCGGACGAGTGTTTTACCCTCTATCCGCAGGAGGGGTTGCTGGTACATGCCAATCATTGGGAGAGCCTGGCGGCGCGCTGCAAAGTACGTGAAGAAGGTATCGAAGCCTCGCCGGATTCTCTCTATCGCAGTTGGCGCGTAAGCCAATTACTGGCGAAAACCGCGTTGCCGGATGAAGAGACGATGAAGCAAGCCTTTTTTGATGATTTTGGCGCGCCTTATTCCGTCTGTCGTCCGCCAAGACCGGGGTTTAGCAGCGATTTGTCGGCAACGGTAGCCATGATTGTGATGACGCCAGCGGATGGTGTGATGGATGTTGCGCCGCTTCCGGCGATCAACAAAACCTTTACGCGCTATTCGCTTGATTAACTGTGAGAGGGCTGTATGAAAAAAAGATTAACCGGCGTCGCGATTGTTGCCCCGTTATTACTGGCGCAGCCATTGCAGGCAGCCGACAACAGCGTTATTCATTTTGCGTTAAACCAGGATATTCGTAGCAGTCAACCCGGCGTCAACCGCGATGGCAATACTGATGATGTGCTAATGCATGTGGTGGAAGGATTGGTGGGCTACCGTGAGGATGGTACCGTCGGGCCGATGCTGGCAGCGGGCTGGAAAGTCTCCGATGCGGGCAAAACCTACACCTTTACGTTACGTGATGGGGTGAAATTTCATAATGGTGACCCTGTAACGTCTAACGATGTGGTCTGGAGCTGGCAGCATTGGACCGCTCCGAAAACGCAGTGGCGCTGTTTACGCGAGTTTGATGGCAGCGGCCTGATTCACGTTACCTCGGTGAGCGCGCCCGATGCTAAAACAGTGGTCATGAAGCTGGAAAAACCGGTAGCGCTATTCCTTGACTCGCTGGCACGGACCGACTGCGGTGCCGCTGCGGTTATCAGCCCGAAATCGGTGGATGCCAATGGTAAATGGATAAAGCCGATTGGCACCGGGCCGTTTAGCTTTGGCACATGGAAACACGGCGAATACGTCTCCTTAATGCGCTTTGCCGATTATGCGTCGCTGCCGGGTAAACCGAATGGCTTTGTCGGCGGTAAAAAGGCGCTGGTCGATGAGGTCCGTTTTATGGCGGTACCGGATGCCGCTACGGTGAAAGCCGGCCTCAGTTCAGGCGCTATTGAGGTGGCGCAGGTGAGCCCTATTGATGCCAGCGATCTAAAAAAAGATGCCAACATCGGTATTGAAGTCGCGGCCAATGCGCAACGCCACGGGCTGTTGATTCAGACCAACGATCCATTGCTAAAAAACGTCAAACTGCGGCAAGCCATCGCTTCCGCGTTAGATACACAGCAAATTGCGCTGGGTACCAGCCAAGGCATGGCGACGCCAAGCAATTCCAATATCTCGACCGCCTCGGCGTTTTACACCGCAGTGGAAAAACAGGGGTATCGCTACGATCCGACACAAACCGCCCGCTTGTTGAAAGCGGCGGGTTATCACGGGCAAACCATCGAAATCATCGCCAATAAGCGCTCAACCGTACCGAGCTTTGATATGGCGATTATCGCCCAGGCGATGTTACAGGCGGCGGGTATTAATGCCAAAGTCACCACCATGGAGTGGGCAACGCAACTGGAGCGTTATCAGTCCGGGCGCTACCAGATGATGGCCTTCACCTATTCAGCGCGCTTTAACCCGGCGCTGGCGTTTGAGCAAATTGTTGGCGATAAAACCAAGCAAACCCGCAAAGTCTGGGGCGATCCGCAGGCGATTAAGCTGACCGATAGCCTGGCGTATATGGATGATAAAAGCCAAATCCAAACCACGGTAGACGCACTGCATAAGCAGATGATTGAACAGGTTCCGCTGATTGTGTTCTATCCGGGGCTGGATATTGTCGCACACCGTAAAAACATTAGCGGCTATAAA contains the following coding sequences:
- a CDS encoding C45 family autoproteolytic acyltransferase/hydolase, whose product is MTQPFPLIEISGSPFVRGQQYGEQARTRIHASVAIYGDQLDDLQISAPQRHQLIDGFSALIRDFDADYLEEMRGIAEGANVPLEAIVMINARTEVIAQARRLQDYATPHDNQIKDGCSGAVILPARSAHGKLIHGQNWDWRAECAESSVVVRIRRDNGPDVLTFVEAGGLARSGMNSTGIAITANYLRCERDYTQRGVPLSLIRRKALEQQHMALAMRVVATTPKSCSNNMILSTKEGFAIDFECAPDECFTLYPQEGLLVHANHWESLAARCKVREEGIEASPDSLYRSWRVSQLLAKTALPDEETMKQAFFDDFGAPYSVCRPPRPGFSSDLSATVAMIVMTPADGVMDVAPLPAINKTFTRYSLD
- a CDS encoding ABC transporter substrate-binding protein; protein product: MKKRLTGVAIVAPLLLAQPLQAADNSVIHFALNQDIRSSQPGVNRDGNTDDVLMHVVEGLVGYREDGTVGPMLAAGWKVSDAGKTYTFTLRDGVKFHNGDPVTSNDVVWSWQHWTAPKTQWRCLREFDGSGLIHVTSVSAPDAKTVVMKLEKPVALFLDSLARTDCGAAAVISPKSVDANGKWIKPIGTGPFSFGTWKHGEYVSLMRFADYASLPGKPNGFVGGKKALVDEVRFMAVPDAATVKAGLSSGAIEVAQVSPIDASDLKKDANIGIEVAANAQRHGLLIQTNDPLLKNVKLRQAIASALDTQQIALGTSQGMATPSNSNISTASAFYTAVEKQGYRYDPTQTARLLKAAGYHGQTIEIIANKRSTVPSFDMAIIAQAMLQAAGINAKVTTMEWATQLERYQSGRYQMMAFTYSARFNPALAFEQIVGDKTKQTRKVWGDPQAIKLTDSLAYMDDKSQIQTTVDALHKQMIEQVPLIVFYPGLDIVAHRKNISGYKAWLAAAVRLWNVSKA